In Stenotrophomonas sp. 169, one DNA window encodes the following:
- a CDS encoding response regulator transcription factor translates to MVDNSIRVAIADDHPLIRMAIEAALDTVPAIVHVGSAANSTELIALLDAHPCDVVVTDFAMPQGEHGDGLQLLQLLRSRYPELQIAVFTGLDQTAVVQALYDAGVNHILSKGDDVSHVAAAIMAAHVGRRYLSPSVAPLLPARSSQRSTVPLSPREREVLRLFVGGMSINAIAEQLDRRKQTISTQKVNGMAKLGVERDADLFKYAVELGLDAPAAG, encoded by the coding sequence ATGGTCGATAACTCGATCCGTGTAGCCATAGCCGACGACCACCCCCTGATCCGGATGGCCATCGAAGCGGCACTTGATACCGTACCGGCGATCGTCCACGTTGGTTCTGCCGCCAACTCCACCGAGCTCATCGCCCTGCTCGATGCGCACCCGTGCGATGTCGTGGTCACCGATTTCGCGATGCCCCAGGGCGAGCACGGCGATGGTCTGCAGCTGCTGCAGCTGCTGCGTTCGCGCTATCCCGAGCTGCAGATCGCCGTGTTCACCGGACTGGACCAGACCGCTGTCGTCCAGGCGCTGTATGACGCCGGCGTCAACCACATCCTGAGCAAGGGGGACGATGTCTCGCACGTGGCGGCCGCCATCATGGCCGCGCATGTAGGCAGACGCTATCTGTCTCCCAGCGTGGCCCCGCTGTTGCCGGCGCGCAGCAGCCAGCGCAGTACCGTGCCACTTTCACCACGGGAGCGCGAAGTGCTGCGCCTGTTCGTGGGGGGCATGAGCATCAACGCCATTGCCGAGCAACTGGACAGGCGCAAGCAGACCATCAGCACGCAGAAGGTCAATGGCATGGCCAAGCTGGGCGTGGAGCGTGATGCCGACCTGTTCAAATATGCGGTTGAACTTGGCCTGGACGCTCCCGCTGCAGGCTGA
- a CDS encoding ATP-binding protein — MARLQPLQDTCADDEDLRALRSHPRRLLLIAGALLSVLLLAALATAVWLHARSYEENRLQAFIRARTALEAQLTRHDASYARLVNMTEYAWRHRTDRDPAVLEAETRRYVADGQTLRLQQGAQDTPQLVLGLGTDHWPAERLHRYLALARTMSVITRMAFNGPGAEAAGAAYFLDPTGHLVVINEGLDDSGTGIASAERDRQSTFSQLRAYAHLLPPASAADTVPALRASHGRGEARIGSAAHPVTGRASLVTVFPAHDGRRGLGVFVAFEPTAGLAQVLREASDSNLQVMAPNGEVILGSRSAASDGVVGTLHDAGIWSHPDDGIVKCRRNGRRVIASLVTGTDWALVTTVGWRDMLADGTPMLCLALALWAGLMAGLWGLLAWVDRQVLAPAAARAMQVYANEALFRSLIQMTPAGLCLVDIEQRVPQVQNELARRYAGAAERSGVALYDALVDGYAEAVSRRDENLDIREFQIFYPGGRGAVATHLLVNATPLFDSAGRVLLCTLQDLTARVELQVQKDQLRDEAEAAHRARSRFLAAMSHEIRTPLHGILGHLELFARSQLDIEQRARLGRITQSADSLLLIINDVLDLERAASGRLELDSAVFEPALLLERVALLYAPLSQGKGVDLDLLVDGSLAPRYIGAADRVEQVLRNLVSNAVKFTASGRIEIRAVSSRHPHCLRLEVADSGVGLSGVQQRRLFEPFAQADASIAGRFGGSGLGLTLSRQLCHLMGGEIDVHSTPGVGSVFGFDIQAQAVETTADAAPPLQGRDVLLYSTTVTWRDELARRLRAWGAKVVVLESLQQIEAVASCRALPLVIFERNQRAARGTVDGFRGFRGRIVRVRGDGPLRAAGPPGDLRVSAYSAAALLEALQADTADEGIDGTADPGGDMETPATMS; from the coding sequence ATGGCGCGCCTTCAGCCCCTGCAGGACACGTGCGCCGACGACGAGGACCTGCGCGCGCTGCGCAGCCATCCGCGCCGGCTGCTGCTGATCGCCGGCGCGTTGCTGAGCGTCCTGCTGCTGGCGGCGCTGGCGACGGCGGTGTGGCTGCATGCGCGCAGCTACGAGGAAAATCGGCTGCAGGCGTTCATCCGTGCCCGGACCGCGTTGGAAGCGCAGCTGACCCGGCATGACGCGAGCTACGCGCGTCTGGTCAACATGACCGAGTACGCGTGGCGGCATCGGACGGACCGCGACCCGGCGGTACTGGAAGCAGAGACCCGGCGTTACGTGGCCGACGGCCAGACGCTGCGGTTGCAGCAGGGTGCGCAGGACACCCCGCAGCTCGTGCTGGGGCTGGGGACCGATCACTGGCCCGCAGAGCGGCTGCATCGCTACCTGGCGCTGGCACGCACCATGTCGGTCATCACGCGGATGGCGTTCAACGGACCCGGTGCGGAAGCCGCGGGCGCTGCCTACTTTCTGGACCCCACCGGGCATCTGGTCGTGATCAACGAAGGGCTGGACGACAGCGGCACCGGCATCGCGAGCGCCGAGCGTGATCGCCAAAGCACGTTCAGCCAGCTACGGGCCTATGCCCACCTGCTACCGCCGGCCTCGGCGGCTGATACGGTCCCCGCGCTGCGTGCCAGCCACGGCCGGGGGGAGGCGCGCATCGGCTCTGCCGCACACCCGGTGACCGGGCGGGCGTCGCTGGTCACCGTGTTTCCCGCGCACGACGGCCGACGCGGACTGGGTGTCTTCGTGGCGTTCGAGCCGACCGCGGGGCTGGCGCAGGTTCTGCGTGAGGCCAGTGACAGCAACCTGCAGGTGATGGCGCCCAACGGAGAAGTCATCCTGGGATCGCGCAGCGCAGCGTCCGATGGCGTGGTCGGCACCCTGCACGATGCCGGGATCTGGTCACATCCGGACGACGGCATCGTCAAGTGCCGTCGGAACGGCCGCAGGGTGATCGCTTCATTGGTCACGGGCACGGACTGGGCCCTGGTGACCACCGTTGGCTGGCGCGACATGCTGGCTGACGGAACGCCCATGCTGTGCCTGGCGCTAGCCCTGTGGGCGGGCTTGATGGCAGGCCTGTGGGGGCTGCTGGCGTGGGTGGACCGGCAAGTGCTGGCCCCCGCTGCTGCGCGCGCCATGCAGGTGTACGCGAACGAAGCCCTGTTCCGTTCGTTGATCCAGATGACGCCGGCAGGACTCTGCCTGGTGGACATCGAGCAGCGCGTGCCGCAGGTGCAGAACGAGCTGGCGCGCCGCTATGCCGGTGCCGCCGAACGGTCCGGGGTCGCGCTGTACGATGCGCTGGTCGACGGATACGCGGAGGCGGTTTCGCGTCGTGACGAGAACCTGGACATCCGCGAGTTCCAGATCTTCTACCCAGGCGGCCGGGGCGCGGTGGCGACGCACCTGCTCGTCAACGCCACGCCGCTCTTCGACAGTGCAGGCAGGGTGCTGCTGTGTACCCTGCAGGACCTGACCGCGAGGGTGGAGCTGCAGGTGCAGAAAGACCAGTTGCGCGATGAAGCCGAGGCGGCGCACCGCGCCCGGTCCCGGTTCCTGGCGGCCATGAGCCATGAGATACGCACACCGCTGCACGGCATCCTGGGCCATCTGGAACTCTTCGCACGCTCGCAGCTGGATATCGAACAGCGTGCGCGCCTGGGCCGCATCACCCAGTCCGCCGATTCGCTCCTGCTGATCATCAACGACGTACTGGACCTGGAGCGTGCTGCATCCGGCCGACTGGAGCTGGACAGCGCCGTGTTCGAGCCGGCCCTGCTGCTGGAGCGGGTGGCGCTGCTGTACGCGCCGTTGTCGCAGGGCAAGGGCGTGGACCTGGACCTGCTGGTCGATGGGTCGTTGGCGCCACGGTACATCGGTGCCGCGGACCGGGTCGAGCAGGTGCTGCGCAACCTCGTCAGCAACGCCGTCAAGTTCACCGCGTCGGGTCGGATCGAGATCCGGGCCGTTTCCTCTCGGCATCCCCATTGCCTGCGGCTGGAAGTCGCCGACTCCGGGGTCGGCCTCAGCGGGGTGCAACAGCGCAGGCTGTTCGAGCCGTTCGCGCAGGCAGATGCCTCCATTGCCGGCCGTTTCGGAGGCTCCGGCCTGGGGCTGACGCTGTCCCGGCAGCTCTGTCATCTGATGGGCGGTGAGATCGATGTACACAGCACGCCGGGGGTGGGCAGCGTGTTCGGTTTCGATATCCAGGCACAGGCCGTGGAAACAACCGCTGACGCTGCGCCTCCGCTGCAGGGGCGCGATGTGCTGCTGTATTCCACCACCGTGACGTGGCGCGATGAGCTTGCCCGTCGTCTGCGTGCCTGGGGCGCCAAGGTGGTGGTGCTGGAATCGCTGCAGCAGATCGAGGCCGTGGCGTCATGCCGCGCACTGCCGTTGGTGATCTTCGAGCGGAACCAGCGTGCGGCACGAGGAACGGTGGATGGATTCCGTGGATTCCGTGGACGGATCGTGCGGGTGCGCGGCGATGGGCCGCTGCGCGCCGCTGGGCCCCCCGGCGACCTGCGGGTGTCGGCGTACTCGGCCGCCGCGCTGCTGGAGGCGCTGCAGGCTGACACTGCGGATGAAGGCATCGACGGCACAGCGGATCCGGGCGGCGACATGGAAACCCCTGCGACGATGAGCTAG
- a CDS encoding response regulator transcription factor: protein MKLRIVIADDHPVLLAGIAHLLQGQPGLDLVGMVKDSTALVDLVSSSSVDVVVSDFSMPHGRYGDGIAMLRFLQRRFPKTRLVVLTGMESPLVLRNILAAGVRCIVSKSDPLDHLLPAVRMAAANGAYQSPEVESRLAVEPDMADHGAVLSKRENEVLRMYAEGLSVIEIAERIGRSRKTVSTQKVAAMRKLNLATDAEVFHYAIAHGLVNASQQARAKAVESE from the coding sequence GTGAAACTCCGAATCGTGATTGCCGATGATCATCCCGTGCTGCTGGCGGGCATCGCCCACCTGTTGCAGGGCCAGCCCGGGCTGGACCTGGTGGGCATGGTCAAGGATTCCACGGCGCTGGTCGATCTGGTCAGCAGCAGCAGCGTGGACGTTGTGGTGTCAGATTTTTCGATGCCGCATGGTCGCTACGGTGACGGCATTGCCATGCTGCGTTTTCTGCAGCGACGTTTCCCGAAGACCCGGCTGGTCGTCCTGACCGGCATGGAAAGTCCCCTGGTGCTGAGGAACATTCTGGCGGCGGGCGTCCGCTGCATCGTCAGCAAGAGCGATCCGCTGGACCACCTGTTGCCGGCCGTGCGCATGGCAGCGGCGAACGGCGCGTATCAATCGCCCGAGGTAGAGTCCCGGTTGGCCGTCGAACCTGACATGGCCGATCACGGCGCGGTGTTGTCCAAGCGCGAGAACGAAGTGCTGCGCATGTATGCCGAAGGGCTCTCGGTGATCGAGATCGCCGAGCGCATCGGTCGCAGCCGCAAGACCGTCAGTACGCAGAAGGTTGCCGCCATGCGCAAGCTCAACCTCGCCACCGACGCAGAAGTCTTCCACTACGCCATCGCACATGGGCTGGTCAACGCGTCGCAACAAGCGCGGGCCAAAGCAGTCGAGTCGGAGTAG
- a CDS encoding hybrid sensor histidine kinase/response regulator, whose amino-acid sequence MDPLSSTLGTTVQARPSLASLRRHQRRLLFGGGGLVSLLIVATLLMAVFSDVDTFHAEERQRFVDARSAVDYFLFQRDRAYASNINGSEMMWNTQQPRLKTLGAPLADRFLANGGQLLVRAEGRTAVPWLVLGAKDNPVPRPLLDAYMGIMHEYSVYTAASVAALRSVGPVTMYFYEPKRRLLAVSGVTDEAQLLRALRVSGREEAFTRLLATEARALRMRPAVGPVQSAAGGGRMLSTFDANPITGQPSLVALQLLQQGREPILRRVAFEPVDTIKARLDARESGAYTVITDDGRTVLRSAGAATAIAPALARRVKDEAGKADVRFYQDGQFVVAGPVAAVDWRILHTYGWGDLWHDKGHRLLAQLLAATLILAALWWVLLRLDRRVFMPALADAWRVYESEALSRVIIDTSPVGLVLIDPESGEPLVQNELARQMADAAATVDGQTLHAALADKVQADAASGQPVREFLWSAPVATPDQPALRLQVAMALAAYRDRAVWVCALRDVTAQAELEQTLRSARHDAERARAAAESASRAKSAFVATMSHEIRTPLNGVLGHLELLARSPMQPAQRERVERIRLSADALLGIISDVLDFSKIEAGQLDIDPVAFTPRPLIEQAALLFAPEAQRKGVKMFYAIAPELERTFQADMHRIRQVLNNLLGNAVKFTESGRIVVRAQLLERPPGAAPMLRLQVVDSGIGLGEEALAQLFQPFQQADASISRRYGGSGLGLALCQQLARLLGGSIRAESTLGVGSVFTFEVPVQPEGAPVSSAQPLRGRRITLLSAAAEWRHEIAGLLQRWGAEVTVLEQPPLQPLPHADTTLLLFGERRAWTADEENALAALHRDVVRASPNGPLSPQRMDDGVHVSSYAADALLRALNDTVEGEPAVVAAAPVGAMQAAQGRVLLVEDNAVNRELIQQQLETLGLSVDTAENGSDGLLAWRPDVHLAVLTDINMPVMDGYALARALRARDSAVPILAITATALASERERCRAAGISDLLLKPMNLDTLARALEPYLVASAPAGPREGGRVAPQASDADPPPMVLPDALRRTFVTSTFDDLQRIAQARLAEDHDGLLDRLHAVKGVLMMLGHRALGTRFGVMEGQLRDGVAVDGVALDAALSDLRALVDQHAAQLPPTAQDS is encoded by the coding sequence TTGGACCCGCTGTCATCCACCCTGGGAACGACCGTGCAGGCACGCCCGTCGCTCGCTTCACTGCGCCGCCACCAGCGTCGCCTGCTGTTCGGCGGTGGGGGGCTGGTCAGCCTGCTGATCGTGGCGACGCTACTGATGGCGGTGTTTTCGGACGTCGATACGTTCCACGCCGAAGAACGCCAGCGCTTCGTCGACGCGCGCTCGGCGGTCGACTACTTCCTGTTCCAGCGCGATCGCGCCTACGCCAGCAACATCAATGGCAGCGAGATGATGTGGAATACCCAGCAGCCGAGGCTGAAAACGCTGGGCGCGCCATTGGCTGACCGTTTTCTGGCCAACGGCGGGCAGCTGCTGGTGCGCGCCGAAGGGCGCACGGCGGTGCCGTGGCTGGTGCTGGGGGCGAAGGACAATCCGGTGCCGCGGCCGCTGCTGGATGCCTACATGGGCATCATGCATGAGTACTCGGTGTACACGGCAGCATCGGTGGCCGCGCTGCGGTCGGTGGGACCGGTCACGATGTATTTCTACGAACCGAAGCGCCGGCTGCTGGCCGTGTCCGGTGTCACCGACGAGGCACAGCTGCTGCGTGCCCTGCGGGTCAGCGGCCGCGAAGAAGCCTTTACCCGCTTGCTGGCGACCGAAGCACGGGCGCTGCGCATGCGTCCCGCCGTCGGCCCGGTGCAGAGCGCAGCGGGCGGAGGCCGCATGCTGTCGACCTTCGACGCCAATCCCATCACCGGCCAGCCTTCTCTGGTTGCGCTGCAGTTGCTGCAGCAGGGCCGCGAACCGATCCTGCGTCGGGTGGCGTTCGAGCCGGTGGACACCATCAAGGCACGGCTGGACGCGCGGGAGTCGGGCGCCTATACGGTCATTACCGACGACGGCCGCACGGTGCTGCGCAGTGCCGGTGCGGCTACTGCCATCGCGCCCGCGTTGGCCAGGCGCGTGAAAGACGAGGCGGGAAAGGCCGATGTCCGGTTCTACCAGGATGGCCAGTTCGTGGTGGCCGGTCCGGTGGCGGCAGTGGACTGGCGCATCCTGCATACCTATGGCTGGGGCGACCTGTGGCACGACAAAGGCCACCGGCTGTTGGCCCAGCTGCTGGCGGCGACGCTGATCCTCGCCGCGTTGTGGTGGGTGTTGCTGCGGCTGGATCGGCGCGTCTTCATGCCTGCGCTGGCAGATGCGTGGCGGGTGTACGAAAGTGAAGCACTGAGTCGCGTCATCATCGATACCTCGCCGGTCGGCCTGGTGCTGATCGATCCGGAAAGTGGTGAGCCGCTGGTGCAGAACGAGCTAGCCCGGCAGATGGCGGATGCGGCAGCGACGGTGGACGGGCAGACCTTGCATGCGGCGCTGGCGGATAAAGTGCAGGCCGATGCGGCTAGCGGTCAGCCGGTGCGGGAGTTTCTCTGGAGCGCGCCGGTCGCCACGCCGGACCAGCCTGCGCTCAGACTCCAGGTGGCCATGGCATTGGCTGCGTACCGCGACCGTGCCGTGTGGGTGTGCGCGTTGCGCGATGTGACCGCTCAAGCGGAGCTGGAGCAGACGCTGCGGAGTGCGCGACACGATGCGGAACGTGCGCGCGCTGCCGCCGAATCGGCATCGCGGGCCAAGTCGGCGTTCGTCGCCACGATGAGCCACGAAATCCGCACCCCGCTCAATGGCGTGCTGGGGCACCTGGAGCTGCTGGCGCGTTCGCCGATGCAGCCGGCGCAGCGCGAACGGGTGGAGCGTATCCGTCTTTCGGCCGATGCGCTGCTCGGCATCATCAGCGACGTGCTGGACTTTTCCAAGATCGAGGCCGGGCAGCTGGACATCGATCCGGTCGCCTTCACGCCGCGGCCGCTGATCGAGCAGGCGGCGCTGCTGTTTGCCCCGGAAGCCCAGCGCAAGGGCGTCAAAATGTTCTACGCCATCGCCCCAGAGCTCGAGCGCACGTTCCAGGCGGACATGCACCGCATCCGCCAGGTGCTGAACAACCTGCTTGGCAATGCGGTCAAGTTCACCGAGTCGGGCCGCATCGTGGTACGCGCGCAGTTGCTGGAGCGTCCGCCCGGTGCCGCGCCGATGCTGCGCCTGCAGGTGGTCGACTCCGGGATCGGCCTGGGCGAGGAGGCATTGGCGCAGTTGTTCCAGCCCTTCCAGCAGGCGGATGCGAGCATCTCGCGGCGCTATGGCGGCAGTGGCCTAGGGCTGGCGCTGTGCCAGCAGCTGGCCCGGCTGCTGGGCGGCAGCATCCGCGCAGAAAGCACCCTGGGCGTCGGCAGCGTCTTCACCTTCGAGGTGCCCGTGCAGCCGGAGGGGGCCCCGGTCAGCAGCGCACAGCCGCTGCGCGGCCGTCGCATCACGCTGCTGTCGGCGGCAGCGGAGTGGCGCCATGAAATCGCGGGACTTCTGCAGCGCTGGGGTGCGGAGGTCACGGTGCTGGAGCAGCCCCCCTTGCAGCCGTTGCCGCACGCCGATACCACGCTTCTGCTGTTCGGCGAGCGGCGCGCCTGGACGGCAGACGAGGAGAATGCGCTGGCGGCGCTGCATCGTGATGTTGTCCGCGCGTCTCCGAATGGGCCCTTGTCGCCGCAGCGGATGGACGATGGCGTGCATGTCAGCAGCTACGCGGCCGACGCGCTGCTGCGGGCATTGAATGATACTGTCGAGGGGGAGCCCGCCGTCGTCGCCGCAGCACCTGTTGGCGCGATGCAGGCGGCGCAGGGACGCGTGCTGCTGGTCGAAGACAATGCGGTGAACCGTGAGCTGATCCAGCAGCAGCTGGAGACACTGGGCCTGAGCGTGGACACCGCAGAGAACGGCAGTGACGGCCTGCTTGCCTGGCGCCCCGATGTACACCTGGCTGTCCTCACCGACATCAACATGCCGGTGATGGACGGTTACGCGCTGGCGCGCGCGCTGCGCGCGCGCGACAGTGCCGTGCCGATCCTGGCAATCACCGCGACTGCGCTTGCCAGCGAGCGCGAGCGCTGTCGCGCGGCGGGCATCAGTGACCTGCTGCTGAAGCCGATGAACCTGGACACACTGGCGCGCGCGCTGGAACCCTACCTTGTGGCAAGTGCGCCTGCGGGCCCGCGTGAGGGTGGGCGGGTCGCGCCGCAGGCGAGCGATGCGGACCCGCCGCCGATGGTCCTGCCGGATGCATTGCGCCGCACCTTCGTGACCAGCACGTTTGATGACCTGCAGCGGATCGCGCAAGCGCGTCTCGCAGAGGACCACGACGGCCTGCTCGATCGCCTGCATGCCGTGAAAGGTGTGCTGATGATGCTGGGGCATCGCGCGCTGGGGACCCGCTTCGGCGTCATGGAGGGGCAGTTGCGTGACGGCGTAGCCGTCGATGGCGTCGCACTCGATGCAGCGCTGTCCGATCTGCGTGCACTGGTGGACCAGCACGCCGCGCAGCTTCCGCCGACCGCGCAGGACAGCTGA